GGTTGTCGCCAGCGTGGCTGCATGCCCCATATAGCCGGCTGTCAGGGCCTTGCCCACGATCATAATATCAGGCGTAACTCCCGCATGTTCTGCAGCAAACAGTTTGCCGGTGCGTCCGAAGCCGGTAGCTACTTCGTCAAATATAAAAAGCACGTTATACCGGGTACATAATTCCCTGGCTATTTTCAGATAAAGAGGAGAGTAGATGTTAAACCCGCCTGCACATTGCACAACAGGTTCTACAATAAATGCCGCGATATGTTCATGTTCCTGTTGTAACAGCGCCTCAAGTATATCAGCCGCTTTTTGTACTGTGGCGATATCTGCATCAAATCCACCTTCCGGTATATCCAATACAAATCCGCGTTGCAATACAGCTGCGAAAGCCCGGGTGAAGTCTGAATCGTCGCTCACTTCCATGGCCTTGAAGGTATCGCCGTGATAGCCGTTCCGGAGCGAGATGATCTTATGCTTACCCGTATACCCCAGGTTCCGCCAGTGCTGGATACTCATTTTGAGCGCTACTTCCACACCAATGGAACCACTGTCGGAGAAGAACACATGGTTCAGACCTTCCGGTGAAATACGGACCAGCGTAGCTGCCAGCTCCAGTGCCGGACGGTGGGTCATGCCGCCCAGCATAACATGGGCGAATTTATTCACCTGTGATATCAGTGCGTTATTCAGTACAGGATGGTTATAGCCATGTATGACCGCCCACCAGGAGGAGATACCATCGATCAGTGAACGGCCATCTTCCAGGTGCATCATTACCCCTTCTCCTGCGATCATCTTGGGCAGCTCGCCGGCCTGTCTCATTTGTGTATACGGATACCACAGCATAAACTTAAAAATTGCCGCGAATATAGTATATCTGTCAGCCTTTTTCCGTCTGTAGTACAGATAAGATGTTGCCCGCCGGATCTTCGAACCAGGCGATCAGGGGCCAGCCGTTTCTGCAGATACCCCTTTCGTCGGTTTTGATCGGCTCATTATATTGCAGAAAACGGACGCCTCTGGCGGTGAGACCGTCTACTGCCTCTTCGATATTTTTTACTGGAAAATTCAGCATGGTATAGCTGGCCGGCATGTGATTATCCTTTGCATAGATAATGATTTGCCCGCCACCGTTAATATTCAGCTGTAACATACCGTCCATATCTTCCACATCAAGTCCTAAGGTCTCTCCATAGAACTTCTTTGCTTTGGCGATATCGTTGACAGAGAATCCACTGAATGCTTTGGTATGTTTGAACATGGTGTCTTGTTTTGGTGATACCTACTGATACCGGCATCAATAAGCGGGCCGGATCAGGTGTCAAATAACTGTGACGAATGGTGATAATTTTACAGATGTTTGAAAAGTTGTATATTTGCGCCCTCATCTCTATACCTGGCAACAGATGAAACGAACAACATTTTGTAACCCTGAAAACTTCACAACTCAGTATTAGTACAATGGAAAGGAAATTAGTGTCTCCGGTTGTTATTGATGATGTACAACCTATTGAAGGAGCAGACCTGATAGAAGTAGCCACCGTAAAAGGCTGGAAACTTGTCATAAAAAAAGGTGAATTTAAGATCGGTGATCACGCGGTGTATTGCGAGATCGACTCATTCCTGCCGGTAAAGGAGGAATTTGAATTTCTGCGGAAGAGCTCTTTCCGTAGAATGGGAGAACAGGAGGGCTTCAGACTGAAGACCATGAGAATGAGAGGACAGATCTCTCAGGGATTGCTGCTGCCCATCCATCTGCTGGAAGGCTACACTTACCAGCTGGGTGAGGACGTATCTGCACGTCTTGGCGTTATTAAATACGAACCACCAATGCCTGCGGCACTGGGCGGTATTGCCAAAGGACTGTTCCCTTCATTTATCCCTAAAACGGATGAAGAAAGGATCCAGAACCTGAGTGCTGACTATGAGAAATTCAAACAGCATACGTTCTATGTAACGGAAAAACTGGACGGCTCTTCTGTCACTTACTACCTCAATGAAGGTAGTTTCGGCGTCTGTTCCCGTAACCTCGACCTGGAAGAATCGGAGGAGAACAGTTTCTGGAAAGTAGCGGGTAAGGAAGACATCGCTGCTAAACTGGCTGCTCTCGGTAAGAATATCGCCATTCAGGGTGAACTGATAGGAGAAGGTGTGCAGGGTAACCCTTATGGTTTACGCGGACAAACCGTGAGGTTCTTCAACGCATTCAATATAGACGAGTACAGGTACTTTGAACTGGAGGAATTTACAGCGTTGATCACTTCGCTGGGATTACAGACTGTGCCTATCCTCGAGCTGAACTATACACTGCCAGCATCACTGGATGAATTGCTGACGATCGCTGATGGCGCGTCGGTGTTAAGTCCGCAGGGCAAGCTGGTAGAGCGGGAAGGTCTCGTGATCCGGTCAACCGACAGAAAGATCTCGTTCAAGGTTATTTCGAATAAGTTCCTGCTGAACGAAAGATAAGTTTAAAAGGGTCTGCCATCGGCGGACTAAATTGTAAAAAGTATCAGGCCGGATTTATTCCGGCCTTTCATTTAAATATACTATCTGTCTATGTGTTTCTGAGTTGTTTTTTCCATTCAACCATCTTTTCCTAAAATGATCCTGGTTTTGTCTTTCATTACTGACCACATATTTTTTTAAATAACCAAAGCTCAGGAAAGTTGCTATAAGCATACCAATAACTAATTGCAACTAATACTGAAGTTAAATTACCCAGTAGATAGTAGTCGTTATATTTGTTATCTGCATCTGTTAGGGTCATCTGTTTTTCTTCAGTGCCTACAGATGCTTGTTCGACTTTTTTTGTTTCGTCATGTTTCAACCTGGTAGCTAGTTTCAATGCACTAAATAACGTCAGTGCATGTGGAAGATTATTAATCAGGCATATTGCCAGGAACATTCGTTCGAAAAAGCCTTTAAAGATTGATTTCCAATCGATTCCTTTTACCTCTTTGTAGTAAATTTGAGAAATCGCCGCAAATGCGAATGCGAGTATAATCTCCGAAGCAATTAAAAGAATTATTAATGTTATAGTTTTACACATGTTGATGGTTTCCTATGTATTGAATAACTTTTTTTAATGAAATGTATTCATTGATTTTGATCGTTTTTTCTCGTCTCCATATTAAAGAGCGGTCCTTCTCTAATTTTTCAGCTACTAATTTGTAATCTTTTAATTTAAGGAATTGGGTTATCAACTCGAAATCCTTTTCTAATTTCCAGTCATCTACAATTGACTGATATATATTGAAAATATTATTTAATGCAGCTGATTGTTGTTCATTTTGTATGCTAAAATGAAATCTGCTATTTGAACTTTTGTCATTGGTAAGCATTTGCCTTGCTTCTGTCAGACCTGCACCCAGCATCTCATATGCTATATTATTATTGATTGGAGTATCTATCTCGCCTTCAACCAATACATATCTAAGTTTCATTTGTACATGTTGCTCAATAATTTGTTCTTCTAATGCAATTATGAGCTCCAATGTGGCATTTAAATCTATTGCGATTCCCTGGAATTCGTCTCCTAGCGTAATTGTTAATGGGGATAATATTTTTCTTTGGTATACATGGTTTATCGTATGGACAATTTTTTTGAAATCGCGCATCAGTTTATCTTGCTTAGTAGCTCGGCTTCCGATAATATCGGCCATCAAAATAAAATAACGCTTCTTCTTCATTGCTATTGCACTTTTACTGCAATTTATGTATTTATTGCATTATTCATGCAATTTTATTTCGTGTTGCTGTTTTTATGCAATAAATTTACACTATGCTGCACATCTGTATTGAGATGGAGCAGCCCCATTGGCTATGTAAACTATCTTCTGCTTTCCACGGTGTAAATAAAGCTGTCTGATTTATAATACCCCATGTTCTGTTCCATCGGTTTATCATCCTGATCATATACAAAGCGCTTACGGAACAGTATCGGACTACCCGGATCAATCTCCAGTTTACCCGCTATGAAATTGTCCGCAGCCTTCGCACTGATCTCCTCTTTGGACAAGGTAGCGATGACGTTGTAATCCTGTTCCAGTATCTCATATAAGGGACGTTTGAAGTCCTCCTCACCGGTGAGCCCGATGCTGGGGTGAAAGTAAGATACAAAGTAGACAAACGGACCTTCCGGTTGTCCTCTCAGTCGCTCCAGTTTTAGTATTTTCTGTTCCGGTTTTATATCAAAAAAATGGATCAGTTCTTCATGTGGTTTCACCCAGCTGATATGTAGTTCAAAGTTCCTGATGGGGATGCCTCTGGCAGCCATCTCCTGGGAGAAGCTTTTCCAGTTCATAGATTTCGAACTGACTGTTTTCTCAGAGACTTTAGTACCGATACCTTTCTTACGCACCAGCAATCCTTCGTACACCAGTTTATTCAGCGCCTGGCGCAGGGTGGTACGGGAGATCTGCAGTTGTTTGGATAACTCTACTTCGTTTGGCAGGAATTTCCCGCTGCGGAACTGCGGGTCTTCGATCATTTTCCTCAATAGTTCCTCCGCCTGAATATGCAGTGGCACACTGCTGTTATGGTCAATAGAAAGATGCATCATACAGGCCGAAAATATCAAAAGTAACAGACTATGCCCAGAAATAGGGGAAAATAAATTTGCTTTCTATGAACAATGTTTTATATGTTTGTACATATGTATGGTCTTTAAGTGCCTTGTTTACAAGGGTGATAGCTGAAATGAATAACTAAAAGGATAATAATTGAGGTATATGTATATACATATTGTAAAAGGCTTACAACGTATCTGCCTGATTACCTGTAGCCTGGTAATATGGGGACACCATCATTCCGCCATAGCACAGCAAAAGGGTCCAGCCTTTACTTCTATTGAACTACAACCTACTGTGGCCTACCTGCATTACCAGGGGCGTAGTGCCAGAATGGTGAGGATGGTATTTCACAGCGGAAATAGCTATGCGCCTGCGACGGCCTACATCCACTTTAACGGCTTATCTGATAGCATATCCGTAGCATCCTCACCCGCAGGACTGCAGGTATTTGAACTGCCTTTGCCGGGTGCGCCTGTACAGAAGGATACGGAACTGTATGTCAGACTGCGTACCGGTGGACGGGATTATACTGCCCGCTGTATGGTTAGTCCGGCGAAAGAATGGAAAGTATACCTGCTGCCACACTCGCACGTAGATATCGGTTATACCAATGTGCAGGAAAAGGTCATGCGCCTGCATATGAACAATATTGATGAAGCCATTAAGATCGCCGCCCGCACACAGAACTATCCCGCGGAGGCCCGTTACAAATGGAATACAGAGGCTTTCTGGGTGGTAGATCACTATCTGGCTGAAGCAGATGCTGCGAAGAAAAAAGCTTTCTGGGAGGCCGTGAAAAAAGGATGGATCAATATTGATGGCGCTTACGCGAATATCAATACCAGTGTGACCGATTCCCGTCAACTGATGCAGATGTTCCATACAGCTGTGAAGACAGCCAAAGAACAAGGTATTGACATCACTACGATGTTCCAGGGTGATGTGCCGGGGGCTTCCTGGGGACTGGCCAGTCAGGCGGCCATTACGGGTATCCGGTACTTCTGGGGCGCCCCCAATGCGGATGACCGTATCGGACGCTCTCCTGGCTGGAGAGATCGTCCATTTTACTGGCAGTCGCCGGGTCGGCAGAAAATGCTCTACTGGCAAAGTGAACCTTATTCTATCGGTTATCGCCTGAAAGGCAGCAAAATACCTAATTTCTTTACCGTAGAAGATCCGGTGCCCTATTATACCGGCCATCCCTCCGCTAATTTCCTGAACCCTTATCTGTTTGAATACCTCGCAGGACTGTCCCAAAAGCAATTCCCCTACAACATGACCATCATGACATGGGCGATGAGCGACAATGCGCCTATTGATCCGGAGTTACCTGAGGCCGT
The DNA window shown above is from Chitinophaga agri and carries:
- a CDS encoding SatD family protein; translation: MKKKRYFILMADIIGSRATKQDKLMRDFKKIVHTINHVYQRKILSPLTITLGDEFQGIAIDLNATLELIIALEEQIIEQHVQMKLRYVLVEGEIDTPINNNIAYEMLGAGLTEARQMLTNDKSSNSRFHFSIQNEQQSAALNNIFNIYQSIVDDWKLEKDFELITQFLKLKDYKLVAEKLEKDRSLIWRREKTIKINEYISLKKVIQYIGNHQHV
- a CDS encoding RNA ligase (ATP) — translated: MERKLVSPVVIDDVQPIEGADLIEVATVKGWKLVIKKGEFKIGDHAVYCEIDSFLPVKEEFEFLRKSSFRRMGEQEGFRLKTMRMRGQISQGLLLPIHLLEGYTYQLGEDVSARLGVIKYEPPMPAALGGIAKGLFPSFIPKTDEERIQNLSADYEKFKQHTFYVTEKLDGSSVTYYLNEGSFGVCSRNLDLEESEENSFWKVAGKEDIAAKLAALGKNIAIQGELIGEGVQGNPYGLRGQTVRFFNAFNIDEYRYFELEEFTALITSLGLQTVPILELNYTLPASLDELLTIADGASVLSPQGKLVEREGLVIRSTDRKISFKVISNKFLLNER
- a CDS encoding GntR family transcriptional regulator, with product MMHLSIDHNSSVPLHIQAEELLRKMIEDPQFRSGKFLPNEVELSKQLQISRTTLRQALNKLVYEGLLVRKKGIGTKVSEKTVSSKSMNWKSFSQEMAARGIPIRNFELHISWVKPHEELIHFFDIKPEQKILKLERLRGQPEGPFVYFVSYFHPSIGLTGEEDFKRPLYEILEQDYNVIATLSKEEISAKAADNFIAGKLEIDPGSPILFRKRFVYDQDDKPMEQNMGYYKSDSFIYTVESRR
- a CDS encoding VOC family protein translates to MFKHTKAFSGFSVNDIAKAKKFYGETLGLDVEDMDGMLQLNINGGGQIIIYAKDNHMPASYTMLNFPVKNIEEAVDGLTARGVRFLQYNEPIKTDERGICRNGWPLIAWFEDPAGNILSVLQTEKG
- the bioA gene encoding adenosylmethionine--8-amino-7-oxononanoate transaminase; amino-acid sequence: MLWYPYTQMRQAGELPKMIAGEGVMMHLEDGRSLIDGISSWWAVIHGYNHPVLNNALISQVNKFAHVMLGGMTHRPALELAATLVRISPEGLNHVFFSDSGSIGVEVALKMSIQHWRNLGYTGKHKIISLRNGYHGDTFKAMEVSDDSDFTRAFAAVLQRGFVLDIPEGGFDADIATVQKAADILEALLQQEHEHIAAFIVEPVVQCAGGFNIYSPLYLKIARELCTRYNVLFIFDEVATGFGRTGKLFAAEHAGVTPDIMIVGKALTAGYMGHAATLATTAVFDSFLGDNYEKALMHGPTFMANPLACMVALQSIDLIESAHYLDKVANIQRIIREQFDTITSPAVIQKRTLGAIGAIEMKNAECLAGFKPFSQNKGVWLRPIGNVLYLMPPYIISEEELLTILSVMKQWIAQLP